A single Streptomyces sannanensis DNA region contains:
- a CDS encoding glycoside hydrolase family 15 protein: protein MTAARPGDRPGPADTFRYPPVADHGLIGDLRSVALVSTQGTIDWYCPSRFDAPSVFASILDADRGGAFELTADVPARTRQFYFPDTNVLITRFFAEDGVGEIQDFMPVVGDPHEADRHRLIRRVLCVRGSIPFRARVAPRFDYGAQPHTVSLEHGRALFRSPTLSLALTATVPLDCDDHDAWSQFKLLEGESAVFALDRLGDDVAPRGCAYEEAEDQFAATVAFWRKWLSRSRYRGRWREMVHRSALTLKLLTYAPTGAIVAAPTTSLPEQIGGERNWDYRFVWIRDAAFCVYALLRLGFTEEAEAFMQFIHTHIDLRGDGASGPLQIMYGIDGRSDLTERELNHLEGYRGSAPVRVGNAASDQLQLDIYGALVDAIYLYDKWQPISSEMWDGVCALVDWVCVNWDQPDEGIWETRGGRKNFLYSRLMCWVAIERAMRMAAHRGLPADIPRWRQARDDIYQQIMRRGWSPARQAFVQHQDDDVLDAAVLMMPLAKFIAPTDPKWLSTLDALTEDLVSDSLVYRYDPEASPDGLRGDEGTFSICSFWYVEAMVRAGRIDAARLAFEKMLTYANHLGLYAEEIGRTGEQGGNFPQAFTHLALISAAFNLDRALG from the coding sequence GTGACAGCTGCGAGGCCAGGTGACCGCCCGGGCCCGGCGGACACCTTCCGATACCCCCCGGTCGCCGACCACGGACTGATCGGCGATCTGCGGAGTGTGGCCCTGGTGAGCACCCAGGGCACCATCGACTGGTACTGCCCCTCCCGTTTCGACGCGCCGAGCGTCTTCGCCTCGATCCTGGACGCCGACCGGGGTGGGGCGTTCGAACTCACGGCCGACGTACCGGCGCGGACGAGGCAGTTCTACTTCCCCGACACCAATGTGCTGATCACTCGGTTCTTCGCCGAGGACGGGGTCGGCGAGATCCAGGACTTCATGCCCGTCGTCGGCGACCCGCACGAGGCCGACCGGCACCGGCTGATCCGGCGGGTGCTCTGCGTGCGCGGATCGATCCCGTTCCGGGCACGGGTGGCCCCCCGGTTCGACTACGGGGCCCAGCCGCACACCGTGTCGCTGGAGCACGGCAGGGCGCTCTTCAGGAGCCCGACGCTGTCGCTGGCACTGACGGCGACCGTGCCGCTCGACTGCGACGACCACGATGCGTGGTCGCAGTTCAAGCTCCTGGAGGGCGAAAGCGCGGTCTTCGCCCTCGACCGACTCGGCGACGATGTGGCGCCGCGTGGGTGCGCGTACGAGGAGGCGGAGGACCAGTTTGCGGCAACGGTGGCTTTCTGGCGGAAGTGGCTCTCCCGCTCCCGCTATCGGGGCCGGTGGCGCGAGATGGTGCACCGCTCGGCCCTGACACTGAAGCTGCTCACCTACGCCCCGACCGGTGCGATCGTCGCGGCGCCGACGACCAGCCTCCCCGAGCAGATCGGCGGCGAGCGCAACTGGGACTACCGCTTCGTATGGATCCGCGACGCCGCGTTCTGCGTCTACGCCCTGCTCAGGCTGGGGTTCACCGAAGAGGCCGAGGCGTTCATGCAGTTCATCCACACGCACATCGACCTTCGCGGCGACGGTGCCTCGGGGCCACTGCAGATCATGTACGGCATCGACGGACGCAGCGACCTGACCGAACGCGAGCTGAACCACCTCGAGGGGTACCGGGGTTCCGCCCCGGTACGGGTCGGGAACGCCGCCTCCGACCAACTGCAGCTCGACATCTACGGGGCACTCGTCGACGCCATCTACCTCTACGACAAGTGGCAGCCCATCTCCAGCGAGATGTGGGACGGGGTCTGCGCCCTGGTGGACTGGGTCTGCGTCAACTGGGACCAGCCCGACGAGGGTATCTGGGAGACCCGCGGCGGACGCAAGAACTTCCTGTACTCGCGGCTGATGTGCTGGGTGGCGATCGAAAGGGCCATGCGCATGGCCGCCCACCGTGGTCTGCCGGCCGACATCCCCCGCTGGCGGCAGGCCCGCGACGACATCTACCAGCAGATCATGCGCCGCGGCTGGTCTCCCGCACGGCAGGCCTTCGTCCAGCATCAGGACGACGACGTCCTGGACGCCGCGGTTCTGATGATGCCCCTGGCCAAGTTCATCGCCCCCACCGACCCGAAATGGCTGTCCACGCTCGACGCGCTCACCGAGGATCTGGTGTCCGACTCCCTCGTCTACCGCTACGACCCGGAAGCCAGCCCGGACGGGCTGCGCGGCGACGAGGGCACCTTCTCGATCTGTTCGTTCTGGTACGTCGAGGCGATGGTGCGCGCGGGCCGCATCGACGCGGCGCGGCTCGCGTTCGAGAAGATGCTCACCTACGCCAACCATCTCGGTCTGTACGCCGAGGAAATCGGCCGCACCGGTGAACAGGGCGGCAACTTCCCGCAGGCCTTCACCCACCTGGCGTTGATCAGCGCGGCGTTCAACCTCGACCGCGCGCTCGGCTGA
- a CDS encoding GNAT family N-acetyltransferase has protein sequence MDKDAVLAAYDQQMRRNAQPDGPGAVVERADGVVRQTAADSSGWNGVIWSDLDQDTADAAIAAQVEHFASAGNEFEWKLYSHDRPTDLTERLLAAGFEPEPEETLLVAEVAGLPAEAELPKGVHLLPVTDPAGVELVADVHKQAFGGNADRFKQQLLAQLSGNPDTVVAVVAMAGELPVSAARMELYPGTDFVGLWGGGTVPAWRGQGIYRALVAFRTRIAAERGYRYVQVDASEQSRPILQRLGFVPLSTTTPYLYTA, from the coding sequence ATGGACAAGGATGCGGTGCTGGCGGCGTACGACCAGCAGATGAGACGGAATGCGCAGCCCGACGGCCCCGGGGCCGTCGTCGAGCGGGCCGACGGCGTGGTGCGGCAGACCGCGGCGGACAGCAGCGGCTGGAACGGTGTGATCTGGTCGGACCTGGACCAGGACACCGCGGACGCGGCGATCGCGGCGCAGGTGGAGCACTTCGCCTCTGCCGGGAACGAGTTCGAGTGGAAGCTCTACTCCCATGACCGGCCCACCGACCTCACGGAGCGGCTGCTGGCGGCCGGATTCGAGCCCGAGCCCGAGGAGACGCTGCTGGTCGCCGAGGTCGCCGGGCTGCCCGCCGAGGCCGAACTGCCCAAGGGGGTCCATCTGCTCCCGGTGACCGACCCGGCCGGGGTCGAGCTCGTGGCGGACGTTCACAAGCAGGCGTTCGGCGGGAACGCGGATCGCTTCAAGCAGCAACTGCTCGCCCAGCTCTCCGGGAACCCGGACACAGTCGTCGCCGTCGTCGCCATGGCCGGTGAACTGCCGGTCTCCGCGGCGCGGATGGAGCTGTACCCTGGCACCGATTTCGTCGGCCTCTGGGGTGGAGGCACCGTGCCGGCCTGGCGCGGCCAGGGCATCTACCGGGCCCTGGTCGCCTTCCGTACCCGTATCGCCGCCGAGCGCGGCTACCGATATGTGCAGGTCGACGCTTCCGAGCAGAGCCGCCCCATCCTGCAGCGGCTCGGTTTCGTGCCCCTGAGTACGACCACCCCCTACCTGTACACCGCTTAG
- a CDS encoding zf-HC2 domain-containing protein, with translation MTCVHLHEIGAELALGVLPGRERAEAIAHLDGCAACREYVEQLTLVGDGLLGLLPGSEPPVGFETRVARRLTPAPSARQGRTHLRESGRVRERFRGRGRVRVAAAAAAAALAFGFGGWAVGTAIEGGLAPSLPVVAESGLLRADLTAAGPGRLPAGEIYAHPGPPAWVYMYVDLGDAMTPYSGKVTCLLVNRDGSTARVGVFTLRDGYGYWGSPAPVNAHMVSGARLVSSGGTVLATAQFAKG, from the coding sequence ATGACCTGCGTTCACCTGCACGAGATCGGCGCCGAGCTGGCCCTGGGCGTGCTGCCGGGCCGCGAGCGGGCCGAGGCGATCGCGCACCTGGACGGCTGCGCGGCCTGCCGGGAGTACGTCGAGCAGCTCACCCTCGTCGGTGACGGGCTGCTCGGCCTGCTGCCCGGCAGTGAGCCGCCGGTCGGGTTCGAGACCCGGGTGGCACGGCGGCTGACCCCTGCCCCCTCGGCCCGGCAGGGGCGCACGCATCTGCGTGAGTCCGGGCGTGTGCGCGAGCGGTTCCGCGGTCGTGGGCGAGTGCGGGTCGCGGCAGCCGCGGCCGCCGCCGCGCTCGCCTTCGGCTTCGGCGGCTGGGCCGTGGGGACAGCGATCGAGGGCGGTCTCGCGCCTTCGCTTCCCGTCGTGGCCGAGTCGGGGCTGCTGCGCGCCGACCTGACCGCTGCCGGCCCGGGGCGGCTGCCGGCCGGCGAGATCTACGCCCATCCCGGGCCGCCGGCCTGGGTGTACATGTACGTCGACCTCGGCGATGCCATGACCCCGTACAGCGGAAAGGTCACCTGCCTGCTGGTGAACAGAGACGGCAGCACCGCCCGAGTCGGTGTCTTCACCCTGCGCGACGGCTACGGCTACTGGGGAAGCCCGGCCCCGGTGAACGCGCACATGGTCTCCGGCGCCCGACTGGTCTCCTCCGGGGGCACCGTCCTGGCCACCGCCCAGTTCGCGAAGGGGTGA
- a CDS encoding PLP-dependent aminotransferase family protein: MIRAELPPTAARAASVGSSPVREILALTARPEVISFAGGLPAPELFDAEGIRAAYDRVLAEAPERALQYTVTEGDPALRTAVAERLTERGLPTSPEDLLVTTGSQQALTLVATALLEPGDVVLVEDPGYLAALQCFAFAGARVVPVPTDDDGLDPAALEEIVVRERPKLLYLVPTFQNPTGRTLPSARRRAVAEAAERYGFWIVEDDPYGELRYDGEPVPLIASLPAASDRTVLLGSFSKIMAPGLRIGFLRAPATLRRSCVIVKQSADLHTSTVDQAAAARYLQDSDLDAHVARIRAAYRERRDALLGGLAAALPAGSRWNRPEGGMFVWARLPDGHDATELLKTAVQHDVAYVPGAPFFAGEPDAAAMRLSFTTHSPDEIGEGLRRLAKAVCPAG; the protein is encoded by the coding sequence ATGATTCGTGCAGAGCTGCCCCCAACTGCCGCCCGCGCCGCATCGGTCGGCTCCTCCCCCGTACGCGAGATCCTGGCCCTCACCGCGCGTCCCGAGGTGATCTCGTTCGCCGGCGGGCTGCCCGCGCCCGAGTTGTTCGACGCGGAGGGCATACGTGCCGCCTACGACCGTGTACTCGCCGAGGCCCCCGAGCGCGCCCTCCAGTACACCGTCACCGAGGGCGACCCGGCACTGCGGACCGCGGTGGCGGAGCGGCTCACGGAGCGGGGGCTGCCGACGAGTCCCGAGGATCTGCTGGTCACCACGGGTTCGCAGCAGGCGCTCACCCTGGTCGCCACCGCCCTGCTGGAGCCCGGGGACGTGGTGCTGGTCGAGGACCCCGGCTATCTGGCCGCGCTGCAGTGCTTCGCGTTCGCGGGCGCGCGGGTGGTGCCGGTGCCGACCGACGACGACGGTCTGGACCCGGCCGCGCTCGAGGAGATCGTCGTACGGGAGCGCCCCAAGCTGCTCTACCTCGTGCCGACCTTCCAGAACCCGACGGGCCGCACCCTCCCGTCGGCGCGCCGCCGCGCGGTGGCGGAGGCCGCCGAGCGGTACGGCTTCTGGATCGTCGAGGACGACCCGTACGGCGAGCTCCGCTACGACGGTGAGCCGGTGCCGCTGATCGCGTCGCTTCCGGCGGCTTCGGACCGTACGGTGCTGCTCGGCTCCTTCTCCAAGATCATGGCGCCGGGGCTGCGGATCGGCTTCCTCAGGGCGCCTGCCACGCTGCGGCGGTCCTGCGTGATCGTCAAGCAGTCCGCCGACCTGCACACCTCGACCGTCGACCAGGCCGCTGCCGCGCGCTATCTGCAGGACAGCGACCTCGACGCCCACGTCGCCCGTATCCGCGCGGCCTACCGGGAGCGCCGCGACGCCCTGCTGGGCGGTCTGGCGGCGGCACTCCCCGCAGGCAGCCGCTGGAACCGCCCGGAGGGCGGCATGTTCGTCTGGGCGCGCCTGCCGGACGGTCACGACGCGACCGAGCTGCTGAAGACCGCAGTCCAGCACGACGTGGCGTACGTCCCCGGCGCCCCGTTCTTCGCGGGCGAGCCGGATGCGGCGGCCATGCGGCTGTCGTTCACCACGCACTCGCCGGACGAGATCGGCGAGGGCCTGCGCCGGCTCGCGAAGGCCGTCTGCCCGGCCGGGTGA
- a CDS encoding IS1182 family transposase: protein MGEWAGETVGPDVWETCRELIPAGSVFAFLAEHRGALFPAETFEDMYPSANGRPSMPPQILAAAITLQALNGLSDFETVQELRCDLRWKAACGLGLHDMAFDPSLLAYFRRRLARSVRPNRVFETVREVVKATGVLKGKHRRALDSTVLDDAVATQDTVTQIIAAVRAVIREVPGAAEVAAVQCTAHDYSDPGKPRIAWNDEQARATLVDALVSDALRLLGHLPEQELGEKAANAVGILALVAGQDVEPAEDSDGRDGRWRITRGTAQDRMVSTVDPEARHIHKTRTHQQDGFKAHLAIEPETGLYTAVALRPGSGPEHHEATVGLDLLAEEDGPVDAFGDTAYSTGEARQALEDAGHRLFLKPAPLRAAVPGGFTLDDFAIDTAAATVTCPAGHTVPLSDPGGQHHQRKAAFGKLCAGCPLRERCTKAKAGRILTIRPHHDLLAAARRQAATDPDWQADYRRWRPPVERAVAWLVHHGNRKLRYRGTIANDTWLHTRAAALNLRRLINLGLTRTGDTWHLAPATG, encoded by the coding sequence ATGGGGGAATGGGCCGGGGAGACGGTCGGGCCGGATGTGTGGGAGACCTGCCGGGAGTTGATCCCGGCAGGCAGTGTGTTCGCGTTCCTGGCCGAGCATCGCGGCGCGCTGTTCCCGGCGGAGACGTTCGAGGACATGTACCCGTCGGCGAACGGGCGGCCGAGCATGCCGCCGCAGATCCTGGCCGCGGCGATCACGCTGCAGGCCCTTAACGGGCTGTCGGACTTCGAGACGGTCCAGGAGTTGCGGTGTGACCTGAGGTGGAAGGCCGCGTGCGGGCTGGGCCTGCACGACATGGCGTTCGATCCGTCGCTGCTGGCCTACTTCCGGCGCCGGCTGGCCCGCTCGGTGCGGCCGAACCGTGTCTTCGAGACGGTGCGCGAGGTGGTGAAGGCCACCGGTGTCCTCAAGGGCAAGCACCGGCGGGCGCTGGACTCCACGGTGCTGGACGATGCGGTCGCCACCCAGGACACCGTCACCCAGATCATCGCCGCCGTCCGCGCGGTAATTCGCGAGGTCCCCGGGGCCGCTGAGGTGGCAGCCGTGCAGTGCACCGCGCATGACTACAGCGACCCGGGCAAACCAAGGATCGCCTGGAATGACGAGCAGGCCCGCGCCACGCTTGTTGATGCCCTGGTCAGTGACGCGCTCAGGCTGCTCGGGCATCTGCCCGAGCAGGAGCTGGGCGAGAAGGCCGCGAATGCCGTTGGCATCCTGGCCCTGGTCGCCGGGCAAGACGTCGAACCCGCCGAGGACTCCGACGGCCGCGACGGGCGCTGGCGCATCACCCGTGGCACCGCGCAGGACCGGATGGTCTCCACCGTCGACCCCGAGGCCCGGCACATCCACAAAACCCGCACCCACCAGCAAGACGGCTTCAAGGCCCACCTGGCCATCGAGCCGGAGACCGGGTTATACACCGCCGTCGCCCTGCGGCCCGGCAGTGGCCCAGAGCACCACGAGGCCACCGTCGGCCTGGACCTTCTCGCCGAGGAGGACGGGCCGGTGGACGCCTTCGGCGACACCGCCTACTCCACCGGCGAGGCCCGCCAGGCCCTCGAAGACGCAGGGCACCGGCTGTTCCTCAAGCCCGCCCCGCTACGGGCGGCCGTCCCCGGCGGCTTCACCCTGGACGACTTCGCCATCGACACCGCCGCCGCCACGGTGACCTGCCCCGCTGGACACACGGTCCCCCTGTCAGACCCCGGCGGACAGCACCACCAGCGCAAGGCGGCCTTCGGGAAACTGTGCGCCGGATGTCCCCTGCGCGAGCGGTGCACCAAGGCCAAGGCCGGCCGCATCCTGACCATCCGCCCACACCACGACCTGCTCGCAGCCGCCCGCCGCCAGGCCGCTACCGACCCCGACTGGCAAGCCGACTACCGCCGCTGGAGACCACCGGTCGAACGCGCCGTCGCCTGGCTCGTCCACCACGGCAACCGCAAACTCCGCTACCGCGGAACCATCGCCAACGACACCTGGCTCCACACCCGAGCCGCCGCCCTCAACCTCCGCCGACTGATCAACCTCGGACTCACCCGCACCGGCGACACCTGGCACCTCGCCCCGGCCACCGGATGA
- the gdhA gene encoding NADP-specific glutamate dehydrogenase has translation MHTPHADLESLYAEIVRRNSGEAEFHQAAREVLDSLGPVLAARPEFTEARLIERIAEPERQIMFRVPWVDDAGVIRVNRGFRVEFNSALGPYKGGLRFHPSVNLGIVKFLGFEQIFKNALTGLGIGGGKGGSDFDPHGRSDAEVMRFCQSFMTELHRHLGEHTDVPAGDIGVGSREIGYLFGQYRRITNRWEAGVLTGKGTGWGGSAARTEATGYGNVLFTAEMLRVRGEDLEGRQVVVSGSGNVAIYSIEKAQALGAHVVTASDSSGCVVDEKGIDAQLLKQIKEIERGRISEYAERRGGSARFVPGGSVWDVPADIALPSATQNELDAEAAKTLVRNGVKVVSEGANMPTTPGAVRILHEAGVAFGPGKAANAGGVATSALEMQQNSARHSWPFAKVEDELASIMRDIHTVCYETAERYGAPGDYVTGANIAGFERVAEAMLAQGVI, from the coding sequence ATGCACACGCCCCACGCCGACCTCGAATCGCTGTACGCCGAGATCGTGCGCCGCAACTCCGGTGAGGCCGAGTTCCACCAGGCCGCCCGCGAAGTGCTGGACTCCCTGGGCCCGGTGCTGGCCGCCCGGCCCGAGTTCACCGAGGCCAGGCTGATCGAGCGGATCGCCGAGCCCGAGCGGCAGATCATGTTCCGGGTGCCCTGGGTGGACGACGCCGGCGTGATCCGGGTGAACCGCGGCTTCCGGGTGGAGTTCAACAGCGCCCTCGGCCCGTACAAGGGCGGGCTGCGCTTCCATCCCTCCGTCAACCTGGGCATCGTCAAGTTCCTCGGCTTCGAGCAGATCTTCAAGAACGCCCTCACCGGGCTGGGCATTGGCGGTGGCAAGGGCGGCAGCGACTTCGACCCGCACGGCCGGTCCGATGCCGAAGTCATGCGTTTCTGCCAGTCGTTCATGACCGAGCTGCACCGCCATCTCGGCGAGCACACCGATGTGCCGGCCGGTGACATCGGAGTGGGCAGCCGCGAGATCGGCTACCTCTTCGGCCAGTACCGCCGTATCACCAACCGCTGGGAGGCAGGTGTCCTCACCGGCAAGGGGACGGGCTGGGGCGGCTCCGCAGCCCGTACCGAGGCCACCGGTTACGGAAACGTCCTCTTCACCGCCGAGATGCTGCGCGTGCGCGGCGAGGACCTCGAGGGTCGCCAGGTCGTCGTCTCGGGCTCCGGGAACGTCGCGATCTACTCCATCGAGAAGGCCCAGGCGCTCGGCGCGCACGTCGTCACCGCCTCCGACTCCAGCGGCTGTGTCGTGGACGAGAAGGGCATCGACGCGCAGCTCCTCAAGCAGATCAAGGAGATCGAGCGCGGCCGTATCTCCGAATACGCCGAACGGCGCGGCGGCTCAGCCCGCTTCGTGCCCGGCGGCAGCGTCTGGGACGTTCCGGCCGATATCGCGCTGCCCTCCGCGACCCAGAACGAGCTCGACGCCGAAGCGGCGAAGACCCTGGTGCGCAACGGCGTCAAGGTGGTCTCCGAGGGCGCCAACATGCCCACCACCCCGGGCGCGGTGCGCATCCTGCACGAGGCCGGCGTGGCCTTCGGCCCGGGCAAGGCGGCCAACGCGGGCGGCGTCGCGACCAGCGCGCTGGAGATGCAGCAGAACTCAGCCCGCCACTCCTGGCCGTTCGCGAAGGTCGAGGACGAACTCGCGTCCATCATGCGGGACATCCACACCGTCTGTTACGAGACCGCCGAGCGCTATGGCGCCCCCGGCGACTACGTCACCGGCGCCAACATCGCCGGCTTCGAGCGGGTGGCGGAGGCGATGCTCGCCCAGGGCGTCATCTGA
- a CDS encoding alpha/beta hydrolase — translation MANFVLIAGAWLGAWAWDEVVPELRAGGHGAHPLTLSGLADRQNVPAGQRTHVQDIVSEVECLDLRDVVLVGHSYSGIPVGQAAERIGDRLAGVVFVDSSVPTDGESFVSGWPGGRAMVEASIAATGGYWAPLTEADCEGQGLTDEQIARIVDGSTPHPGATLTEPAVLVRPLGALPATYVKCLLDGAEPSDDVAALLTSEHWRLVEMDTGHWPMFSQPRKLARILLDAVAM, via the coding sequence ATGGCGAACTTCGTACTGATCGCAGGGGCGTGGCTCGGAGCGTGGGCGTGGGACGAGGTGGTGCCGGAGCTGCGTGCGGGCGGCCACGGCGCCCACCCGTTGACGCTGTCCGGCCTCGCCGACAGGCAGAACGTGCCGGCCGGGCAGCGGACCCATGTGCAGGACATCGTCAGCGAGGTCGAATGCCTCGATCTGCGTGATGTCGTCCTGGTCGGGCACAGCTATTCGGGCATCCCGGTCGGTCAGGCCGCCGAGCGGATCGGCGACCGGCTGGCCGGTGTGGTCTTCGTCGACTCCAGCGTTCCCACCGACGGTGAGTCGTTCGTCTCGGGCTGGCCGGGCGGCCGGGCGATGGTGGAGGCATCGATAGCCGCGACCGGGGGCTACTGGGCGCCCCTGACCGAAGCCGACTGCGAAGGCCAGGGGCTCACCGACGAGCAGATCGCGCGGATCGTGGACGGCTCGACGCCGCACCCGGGCGCCACGCTGACCGAGCCGGCCGTGCTGGTGCGCCCGCTCGGCGCGCTTCCGGCGACGTACGTCAAATGCCTGCTCGACGGCGCCGAGCCGAGCGACGACGTGGCGGCACTGCTGACGAGCGAGCACTGGAGGCTGGTGGAGATGGACACCGGCCACTGGCCGATGTTCTCCCAGCCGCGCAAACTGGCGCGCATCCTGCTCGACGCGGTTGCGATGTGA
- a CDS encoding phospholipase — translation MRRARAASLVVVAIAALTGAVVPQDRPEVLRAWTRPTKAGYDAWYAARQNRAAWSTYEFDWTTDYCTAAPEYPLGFPFKNACARHDFGYRNYREVNAFTANKRRLDKAFHADLKRVCTAYTGNRRTSCDGMAWTYYHAAVLFGHQSDDAVTPYPADPTG, via the coding sequence ATGCGCCGTGCTCGCGCCGCTTCGCTCGTCGTCGTCGCCATCGCCGCCCTCACAGGCGCAGTCGTCCCCCAGGACAGGCCCGAGGTGCTGAGGGCATGGACCCGGCCCACGAAGGCCGGCTACGACGCCTGGTACGCGGCCCGACAGAACCGGGCGGCCTGGAGCACGTACGAGTTCGACTGGACCACCGACTACTGCACGGCCGCACCGGAGTACCCCCTCGGATTCCCCTTCAAGAACGCCTGCGCGCGGCACGACTTCGGCTACCGCAACTACCGGGAAGTCAACGCCTTCACCGCCAACAAGCGACGCCTCGACAAGGCCTTCCACGCCGATCTCAAGCGCGTCTGCACGGCGTACACGGGCAACAGGCGCACCTCGTGCGACGGCATGGCGTGGACGTACTACCACGCCGCCGTCCTCTTCGGACATCAGTCGGACGACGCCGTGACGCCCTACCCGGCGGACCCGACCGGCTGA
- a CDS encoding RNA polymerase sigma factor, which translates to MATGDPELAVTFVRRFQRTVFGVAIAVTGDPQLAEDIAQQTFERAWQHAQVYDSRRGSVTTWLTTIAHNLAIDAVRSRRPDPVAPEDLEALLDVVTETPERHVLADEASSMLRAAVAQLPREQGRAVVMAGIYGMTAQQIADWEHIPLGTAKTRIRTAMGKLRTALTAPERGDHG; encoded by the coding sequence ATGGCCACGGGCGACCCCGAGCTCGCCGTCACTTTCGTACGACGCTTCCAGCGCACCGTCTTCGGCGTCGCCATCGCTGTCACCGGCGATCCGCAGCTGGCCGAGGACATCGCGCAGCAGACCTTCGAGCGTGCGTGGCAGCACGCTCAGGTCTACGACTCGCGACGCGGCTCCGTGACGACCTGGCTGACGACCATCGCGCACAACCTGGCCATCGACGCCGTCCGGTCCCGCCGGCCGGATCCGGTGGCCCCCGAAGACCTCGAGGCACTCCTCGATGTCGTGACCGAAACACCCGAGCGGCACGTACTGGCCGACGAGGCGTCCTCCATGCTGAGGGCCGCTGTGGCGCAGCTGCCGCGTGAGCAGGGCCGTGCCGTGGTGATGGCGGGGATCTACGGGATGACGGCCCAGCAGATCGCCGACTGGGAGCACATCCCTCTGGGCACGGCCAAGACACGGATCAGGACAGCGATGGGGAAACTCCGCACCGCGCTCACGGCTCCGGAGCGGGGCGACCATGGGTAA
- a CDS encoding VWA domain-containing protein codes for MITRKRLAAAVCGVLVTLTGGIVTVPAWADGEPAQKEAPKVELVLDVSGSMRARDIDGQSRMSAAKQAFNDVLDAVPEEVELGIRTLGADYPGDDRKKGCKDTRQLYPVGKLDRTEAKTAVATLAPTGWTPIGPALLGAADDLEGGNTTRRIVLITDGEDTCAPLDPCEVAREIAARGIHLTIDTLGLVPNAKMRAQLMCIAEATGGTYTSVQHKDELSDRVSQLIDRAAEPTVTPVATKGADRCEDAPQLKPGLYTDREKFAEHRWYRVDMLPGQELRASVSIAADRAVNPDYGVMLRASTVHGREIVRGEAAGDGRTDVISTGLRYPKPDIDGADADKAAAETVCLRVSNSFSAPAAVKTAPGLPLELTVDIVDGPDNGSDAAFFGLGHGWWLLGVLVLAGFLAGLVWGWLSRWRVSVWRTN; via the coding sequence ATGATCACAAGAAAGCGACTGGCGGCCGCGGTGTGCGGTGTGCTGGTCACGTTGACGGGCGGGATCGTCACGGTCCCTGCCTGGGCGGACGGCGAGCCGGCCCAGAAGGAAGCACCCAAGGTCGAACTGGTCCTCGACGTCAGCGGTTCGATGCGGGCACGCGACATCGACGGCCAGTCCCGGATGTCCGCGGCCAAGCAGGCGTTCAACGACGTACTGGACGCGGTGCCGGAGGAGGTCGAGCTGGGCATACGTACGCTCGGTGCCGACTACCCCGGCGACGACCGGAAGAAGGGCTGCAAGGACACCCGCCAGCTCTACCCGGTCGGCAAGCTGGACCGCACCGAGGCGAAGACCGCCGTCGCCACCCTCGCACCCACCGGCTGGACGCCGATCGGGCCCGCGCTGCTGGGTGCCGCCGACGACCTGGAGGGCGGGAACACCACCCGCCGGATCGTCCTCATCACGGACGGCGAGGACACCTGCGCCCCGCTCGACCCGTGCGAGGTGGCCCGCGAGATCGCCGCCAGGGGCATCCATCTCACCATCGACACGCTCGGTCTGGTCCCGAACGCCAAGATGCGCGCACAGCTGATGTGCATCGCCGAGGCGACCGGCGGTACGTACACCTCGGTCCAGCACAAGGACGAACTGTCCGACCGCGTCAGCCAGCTGATCGACCGTGCCGCCGAACCCACCGTCACGCCGGTCGCCACCAAGGGCGCGGACCGCTGCGAGGACGCCCCGCAACTGAAGCCGGGCCTCTACACCGACCGCGAGAAGTTCGCCGAGCACCGCTGGTACCGGGTGGACATGCTGCCCGGACAGGAACTGCGCGCCTCGGTGAGCATCGCCGCCGACCGTGCCGTGAACCCGGACTACGGCGTGATGCTGCGCGCCTCGACCGTGCACGGGCGCGAGATCGTACGCGGCGAGGCCGCCGGTGACGGCCGTACGGACGTCATCTCGACCGGTCTGCGCTACCCGAAGCCCGACATCGACGGCGCGGACGCCGACAAGGCGGCCGCGGAGACCGTCTGCCTGCGGGTGAGCAACTCCTTCTCGGCGCCGGCCGCCGTCAAGACCGCCCCGGGTCTGCCCCTCGAGCTGACCGTCGACATCGTGGACGGCCCGGACAACGGGTCCGACGCCGCCTTCTTCGGCCTGGGCCACGGCTGGTGGCTGCTCGGCGTGCTGGTGCTCGCCGGCTTCCTGGCCGGACTGGTGTGGGGCTGGCTGTCGCGCTGGCGCGTGTCCGTCTGGAGGACCAACTGA